The Agarilytica rhodophyticola genome has a window encoding:
- a CDS encoding FliM/FliN family flagellar motor switch protein: MISYSPIQVQDFPELNKPFLQKKISNDEFSLQKILRSGVQYHGEQNDEPISIKVTSNSVDTTPKFQGTSLSIDTDFGTVYLFDFDNFYQRLTGVKVIEDSRLRMGKVNMANVLLPDAIYDAFGWSIPNKPLSKIPADIATMSLKISMSGFTLPVKIAAETSVWINIFNNQHWKKNCFNESRVETLPILVNTLCGSTTMTAKTWRSLNEGDVFIISKPNFDMQGEGVVSLGGKSSMLVRWHEQENNTIVEFKRWLDNMGLDEFEQGHENDYADTESFDDNEEALDADEWPENDTLVTGVDSLQNNPNTDSGTTNNLSYFDELPLEFNVRLGSFALSYRDACNLSPGDLFKLDSPLKGQVEILCQNRVVACGDLVDIDGKLGVEIVRYWSMEQ, translated from the coding sequence TTGATATCGTATAGTCCAATACAAGTTCAAGATTTTCCGGAACTCAATAAACCGTTCTTACAGAAAAAGATAAGTAATGATGAATTTTCCTTACAGAAAATTCTGCGATCGGGAGTACAGTACCATGGTGAGCAGAATGATGAACCAATAAGCATAAAAGTAACTTCTAACTCTGTCGATACCACACCTAAATTTCAAGGCACTTCACTATCAATAGATACTGACTTCGGTACTGTTTACTTGTTTGACTTCGATAATTTTTACCAGAGATTAACCGGTGTTAAAGTTATTGAGGATTCCCGTCTTAGAATGGGTAAGGTCAATATGGCCAATGTTCTTTTGCCCGACGCTATTTATGATGCTTTTGGTTGGTCGATACCAAACAAGCCGTTATCAAAAATTCCAGCTGATATTGCCACAATGTCATTAAAAATCTCTATGAGCGGCTTTACTTTGCCTGTAAAAATAGCGGCAGAGACGAGTGTCTGGATAAATATTTTTAATAATCAACACTGGAAAAAGAACTGTTTCAATGAGTCTCGTGTTGAAACATTGCCAATTCTCGTGAACACCCTATGCGGTTCTACCACGATGACTGCCAAGACGTGGCGCTCTCTGAACGAGGGTGACGTCTTTATCATATCAAAGCCTAACTTCGATATGCAGGGCGAGGGTGTAGTCTCCTTGGGTGGAAAGTCATCTATGTTGGTGAGATGGCATGAACAAGAAAATAATACAATCGTAGAATTTAAAAGGTGGTTGGATAATATGGGACTAGATGAGTTTGAGCAAGGCCATGAAAATGACTACGCAGATACCGAAAGTTTTGATGATAATGAAGAAGCTTTAGACGCGGATGAATGGCCTGAAAACGATACGCTTGTTACGGGTGTGGATAGTTTACAGAATAATCCTAACACTGATAGTGGCACTACGAATAATTTATCTTACTTTGATGAATTACCTTTGGAGTTCAATGTAAGGCTAGGGAGTTTTGCACTTTCTTACCGCGATGCATGTAATTTGTCACCCGGGGATCTCTTCAAACTGGATTCTCCTTTGAAAGGCCAAGTGGAAATATTATGCCAAAATAGAGTTGTCGCTTGCGGTGACTTAGTTGATATTGATGGCAAGCTTGGAGTAGAAATTGTTCGTTACTGGAGCATGGAGCAGTGA
- the sctR gene encoding type III secretion system export apparatus subunit SctR: MNLSEMNPLHLAVIMAGMGLLPLLFMVTTAFLKIAVVLVIVRNALGVQQVPPNMVLYGIAVALTLYVMTPVFAEMQNEINHIDLKDVSSATIAEHFEKGTAPLKSFISKHSDPAVRETFVSSTKELWPKEMSKDVSHEDFIILIPAFVISELQSGFEIGFLIYLPFVVIDLIVSNLLLALGMQMVAPMTVSLPFKILLFVIAEGWQKLLHSLVLSYV; encoded by the coding sequence GTGAACCTTTCAGAAATGAATCCGCTCCATCTTGCTGTGATTATGGCAGGTATGGGGCTACTACCACTATTATTTATGGTTACTACAGCCTTTTTAAAAATAGCAGTAGTATTAGTGATAGTGCGAAATGCCTTAGGTGTACAACAAGTGCCACCAAATATGGTTCTATATGGTATTGCAGTTGCCCTAACACTTTACGTCATGACACCCGTTTTTGCTGAAATGCAAAATGAAATCAATCATATTGATTTAAAAGATGTATCCAGTGCTACGATAGCCGAGCATTTTGAGAAGGGCACCGCTCCTTTAAAAAGCTTCATCTCAAAACATAGCGATCCCGCTGTAAGGGAAACGTTTGTGTCATCGACTAAAGAATTATGGCCAAAGGAAATGTCGAAAGATGTAAGCCATGAAGACTTTATTATTTTAATTCCAGCATTCGTAATATCAGAATTGCAATCTGGTTTTGAAATTGGTTTCCTTATCTACTTACCCTTCGTCGTGATTGATTTAATTGTCTCAAACTTACTACTTGCTTTAGGTATGCAGATGGTTGCGCCAATGACAGTATCATTGCCGTTTAAAATTCTTTTATTTGTTATTGCTGAAGGTTGGCAAAAGCTGCTTCATAGCCTTGTGCTATCTTATGTTTAG
- the sctS gene encoding type III secretion system export apparatus subunit SctS has protein sequence MHADTLNIVKQALMLVVQLSMPPLMAALTFGILISLVQTLFQVQDQTLPFAVKLIAVSLVLAMTGAWIGGEVLNLLGMVFGLLPDIGN, from the coding sequence ATGCATGCAGATACATTAAATATAGTAAAACAAGCGCTTATGCTTGTGGTGCAACTCTCGATGCCTCCACTAATGGCAGCTTTAACCTTCGGCATTCTTATTTCTTTAGTACAAACATTATTTCAAGTGCAGGATCAAACTCTCCCTTTTGCTGTAAAATTAATTGCAGTATCTCTGGTTCTGGCTATGACCGGTGCTTGGATTGGAGGTGAAGTGCTCAATTTATTAGGGATGGTCTTTGGTCTTTTGCCCGACATCGGTAACTAG